The region ACTTCTGATTGAGACCAATGGTGCCATACGATGTGTCTACGACGAGGCTTTGCCCCTAGGCTCTCTTGGTCGATTGACGATTACTCGCGGATCGCATGTCGAACCGACTCAGGCGGGCCAATGGACCGCAGACCTCTCTCCCGTGAATGGACCACTTCTGGGCCCTTTTGACTCGCGTACCGCAGCTCTCGCCGCGGAATATCGTTGGCTGAGTGAGAACTGGATTCCTCATCGCGCAGCAAAGTCGCTAAAGTAGGCCCGCCACAAGGCGAAGAGGTTCCCCGGCTTCGACACGTCGGACGTGAAGCCACTGAATCAAGTTGGCATTGGGACTAAACGGATTGGAGCCTGCCGGATCACGACCAAGCAGCGGTTCCAATCCGTTGATGATTGGCCCCAATAAGTCGACCAAGGATCGACGGCTGGTTGTCGTGATGGCGACCCAAGCGGGTTGGCTAATTGGAGGCGAGTTGTAACTTTCGGCGATAGCGTTTGTCCACTCCTGCTTCCAATCCCCTGCCGACTCGGAAGGTGGAACCGAACGCCATTCGATGTCGAGCACTTCTCCCCTAGGTTGATTTAAGAATCCCGACTCGACGACGAGACCTTCTGGCTCATTCCATGCTCTCGTTGCTGCGATCGAGTTCAACTCTCGGAATCCGTCGTGGTAATAGCCCGCCCTCTTGAGAGCGTGCATCGCGGGTCGTACCAGGTTGTCAAGGTGGACGTTGCGATTGGGTTCTATCTGGAACCTAAGAATGACGTTCGACAAGTCATTGGCAGTGGCAATCTGATCCATCCACTGCTTCTCTTTCGCATCTTCGCCACCAACCGGTGAACCTGCGACTTCCATTCTGAACATCTGCCCTCCCCTTTTCTATGGTGCCGTGTTTGTTATCGGCGCTGCTTCTTGCTCCATCGCTCGCGATGGGGATCTGATTCCATCATTCTTAACAAGGATACCTGTCTTATGACTCAGACTGAAATTGTTTCTGCCGTTTCTCGTGCTACCGGCGAAGACCTCGCTGAAATTCGTCGCCGAGGATTTTCGATCGCCGATCCTTTCGAGATTGATTTTGACCCAGAACCTGACGATCTCCTGGCCCAGTCGATCGACTGGGATAACGAAGAGCTTGGTCAGCCTACGCCCATGGCAGGCCCTATCGATCACATGGTTGCTTAGCGTCCTTTGTGTCGACCGGTCCCCGGGAGTTAATCCCTGAGCTTACGGGAGCGCCCATGAAATCTGACTACGAGGACGCGGTGCATCGCTTCCTCGCTTGGCTCGCGATTGCCTGCTTGATCGCGTCTGTCCATGCTGGCCCCGTCGCGATTCTCGTTTGGCTGGCAACCGCGTTTGTAATGACGGGAAGCCGATTCCCCCAACCGCCTAACGGGCCAAGACGTCGCCACCGACGCCGGCGTCGCCGCTAACCAACCTTGAATAACGTGCAAGCCTTGCCCTTGAACTTTCGAGGTCATCTCGCCGAGGGAACAGCTTGACCACAATCGGCCGCCAATATTTCCCAATCGCTCAACGCAATAACCAAGAGAGGAATATCAACCATGGCTATGATTTCGATTTCCGGAAAAGTCCTCCAGCAACTGCGGACGATGGTTCGCAAAGGTTTGTGCATGAACAAGCGACAATCCAATCGCCCGATCACGTTCATTGCCAACCAACGAGAATTGAGTATCAGCATTTCGAGCGAGAACGCGATCCTAGAATACAGAGAGTCGGGCAGCTTCGTCCCTGTTCAGTTCGCTGCCCCCCTGGCACTCATGCGAGAATGTTCGGCAAGCACGCGAACTGATGTTCTCATTAAGGCTGGCAATGAAGTGGTAGACGTCTCCTGGTTCGAGGGAGCCATCCCGCAACAAAAGCTGTTTCCACGTTTGCCTGCGAAACCCCTACCTCGCGAACCAGAGCAGTGGTGCAGCAACAACTCAGAGCTAATGACAGCTCTCCGCGATGCAAGTGGGACGGCCGACTCTGAATCCAGCCAATACGCGTTGAATTGTATTCGTCTACGCGGGCATGACGGTCAACTCGCGGCCACGGATGGACGACAACTGCTCGTCCAAGATGGATTTTCGCTTCCATGGGAGGGCCAGGTGTTGATTCCTGCCAGTCCGCTGTTTTCCTGTGCTGACTTGCAACGTGGCACCTCAACCGATGTTGCATGCCAGGAGGCCTGGGTAGTCTTCCGGAACGGTCCATGGTCAATTTGGCTCAAGATCGATAAGACGAGTCGATTTCCAGAGGTAGACTCACTTGTGCCGACGGCAGTCCATGGGGATAGACTACTGGCATTAAATGACGAGGACGCAGCATTCCTGCAACAGAACCTTCAGCATCTTCCCGGCACAAATGCGGCCAATTCACCGATCACGGTCGATCTCAACGGCAAAGTTGTATTCCGCGCTCGGGATGCGGAAAAGTCGTCAGCATGTGACTTGATTATGAGCCGGTCGCGATGGACGGGTAAATTCATTCGATTCGCCGTGAATCGTCACCATCTTGCACGAGCAGTTCAGCTCGGCTTCCGGAACTTCCAGGTGGATAGGCCGGAATCGCCCGTTGTTGCCAAGTCTGATCATCGAACGTTCGTATGGGCCAACTTGTGTCAAGAGAGTGCGTTTCCACCGTCGGACGACGCTATGCAGGTGGATTCGGCTGATTGCTCAGTCAAAGCAAGACGCCCCGATCCACCAATCAAGCGTGACTCACAGCGCTCGCAGAAGAAGAGATCCGCAATGTGTGTTAGCTAGTCTCCCAGACAGCCCTTGTCCGTCCGGCCAGCCAGGCCGGACGGATCGATCTCCTTTTTTTACCTATGCGCAAGTTAAGATTGGTACTTGATCGGAGACGGAAACTGGAGAAAAAACAATCGGCGAAGCGTAGATACGCGAAAGACGAACATCGAGGTCTCACAGGTCATGCAGCCCGTCCATATCGCATGGGAAAGCCGCAGCGGTACCTTCCAGGCTAGGCGCAGCAGGGACCTGGCCGACACCATCTGCAGTGGGCTGGGCGTCTAGAACCAGCTATGTTTTCAGGTCAGCTTGGGGCAGCCCACTCCCGACCATCAGATCCTGCTGGGGAAGAAAGCCTTGCATCGTTTGTAGTCCTGAGCCTACGGGAAAAGAGGTCGATCCCTCATGGGCTACAGCAAGATTTTTGACGTGCGTGTCAGCAGCGGTCCAACTAAGAGCGTATTGCTGGGAGAGGCGAAAGGCCGCCGACCTTATTACTCTCGAACGCAATCCTTCAGCTGGCAACATCTTACGCACACTTTCATCGCTCCCTTCGTGCCACGGTAGACACCGACAGCGTACAAAATGCTCCCTCTTCGCAGGTTTTTTCCCTGAGCCAAATCGCTGTGAGAGCTCTGAGAGCTATTCTTGCTGTCATCCGGGCTACGCTGTGGGGCGTCTGACACCGAACTGGCCTTGGTCATGTCGCATTTAGACCCGCAGAGCGACGCAGTGCTTGGGGTATCTCCCCTCTCATGGGCTGCGATGCCCCGAAGGTCTTAGGAAGAACGATTCGTGTCATAGGACGGCCTCGCGGAACGCCAGGGTCAGAGCTAATGATTTCGCCACCTAAACCCATAGCTTCGGCGCATCGCTTTCGTAACGGAATTGTTCGAGCGGGAGGCTTCGATGTATCGCTTACTGACTTGGAGCCGGCGAATACTTGGACTCAATACGGCGAATCCCACGATAGGGCTCGGAGTCAATACGTGGCACGATTGCCCGGGCGTTATTCAACGAGTAGACCATGGGTGAACGCGATATTTTGCACAATGCTATGAACAGAGAGTGAACTAACAGCGTGCGACTACGTCTCAACTGTCACGACACCGGAGTCAGTTTTCGCCACAAATCATTGCAAGACAGCCTGTTATACGATTTCTGCGTAATCCAGCGATCGAGCCTTCGTACGCTACTGATGCAAATCGACCAATGATTTTATCGCTTGTAGAGACCCGGTTTGGCTCCAAATGCGCTGTTTTGGCTACGCTGCGGGGAAGATTGATGTGAGTGAGCCTAGGCCAACTTGGCATTAGAACCCGCAGAGCGACGCATACCCTCTATGCTCCCGTCTTCTGAGCGGCAATGGCCTAAAGACCTTGCGACGGTCATAGTTCTTCACAAGATGGACGCGCCAAACGCTAGGCTCAGAGCGAATGATTTCACCTGTCAGACCCTACACGGCTAGACAACGGATTGCCGAGCGGAAATTGGTTTTTGCCTGGTACGCTTCGGGTATTTGCTAACAAACTTGGCTCGCCGCAAACGCCCCAGGATGGCAGGGGTTTGTCCCCAGTTAAGAGCTGGGGTCGGCAGGCCGGCTAGAAAGGCATAGAGATACCATCGGATTGCTGCCGCGGCATCGCCGCACGGATACTAAACCGGCTTCTTCCAACTTCCGACAGGCACGATAAGCCACCGAGCGATCTATTCCAGCCTCCTTTAGGATCGCAGGTGTGAGCAAGAGGTGGTTGTGCCGATGGAGTCGCGCTGACTGTTCGAGCAGTAGGATAGCCATCCGATATGACTGGCTCAAACGTGGCATCGATATCAGCTAGGTAACGAGGCACAATTCGGATCGATGGCGACTGCGGATAGTTCCGTGCGAATTGGAAATTGATCATGTTACTTCTTACAACGACAAAACTGCGGTGCGGTAGCTAGAAACCAAATCATCAAGTCGGACACCGTGTCCGACGAATTGATCAGTCCATGTCCAACCTTGACCGTATTTGATTCAGGTCGTCATCGTGAGCCGCCAGCTCCAGTTCTTGCATGTGCTTGCAAAAGATTGCGGCTTGCTCCAGCAGACTCGCCGTTGCTTCGCTCCTGGATGCCTTACCAACGATTTCGTCTGCGTGCTCCATCATTCGCCCGAGTTGATCTTCTAGAAAAAAGACAAAGACGGCATAGGCATGCGCTGGGGAATTGTCATCGATGGTTTCTTTCGGTTTACCTAGGGCAAGGGCCGCAGCAGCAGCCTGCTTGGGAACCGCACCATCGGCAATAGCCTGTGCTACTCTTTCCTGTTCAATAATAGGCAAAGAACCAAGTTTCAGTGCTTTATTCATAGGGAGTTGCCGTATGGACACCGCATCTTGGATCGAGCGTGGAAGCTCTAACAGCTTCAAGTAGCGATCTATCGTCCGTCCCGAGATATTACCACCAAGCTGTTGCGCGAGCCTGTCACGGAACTCGACGCCAGGACAACCCCGGCGATCACGTTCCAAGTCCACGAGAGCTTGAATAGCCCGCGCTTTGGCGAGGGGGTCAAGCTGCCGGCGTATCAGGTTAGCCTTGATGAAACGCTCGTCGATTTCATCTTGCGTCAAACCGTCGTAGATAACGACTTCGATGACTTGGCGTCCGAGGTGCTGGTAGGCACGCACACGCTGATGGCCGTCGACAATCGTTCCATCCTTGGCGATCTCAATCGGTTGCCGAAGACCGTTCTCGTCAATGTCGACGACCAGAGCCTGAAATTCCAGCTCGGATAAATTGCCGTAGACGTCTTGCTGCATTGAATGTGGTCGCAATTCAGCAATGGGACGCGTTGTCGTATTCATTCGAGTGGCTCGGTGTGGTGGTTTAGGGTGTCTTGGACAATGCTGAAAGACTAGCCTGATTCTGCGTGTCATCGGAA is a window of Bremerella sp. TYQ1 DNA encoding:
- a CDS encoding ParB/RepB/Spo0J family partition protein codes for the protein MQQDVYGNLSELEFQALVVDIDENGLRQPIEIAKDGTIVDGHQRVRAYQHLGRQVIEVVIYDGLTQDEIDERFIKANLIRRQLDPLAKARAIQALVDLERDRRGCPGVEFRDRLAQQLGGNISGRTIDRYLKLLELPRSIQDAVSIRQLPMNKALKLGSLPIIEQERVAQAIADGAVPKQAAAAALALGKPKETIDDNSPAHAYAVFVFFLEDQLGRMMEHADEIVGKASRSEATASLLEQAAIFCKHMQELELAAHDDDLNQIRSRLDMD